A stretch of Neisseria subflava DNA encodes these proteins:
- the folE2 gene encoding GTP cyclohydrolase FolE2, translating to MNAIADVQSSRDLRNLPINQVGIKDLRFPISLKSKEGEQSTVARLTMTVFLPADQKGTHMSRFVALMEKQTDALDFDTLHKLTADMVALLDSHSGKISVSFPFFRKKNAPVSGIQSLLDYDVTLTGEIKNGTYSHNLKVMVPVTSLCPCSKEISQYGAHNQRSHVTVSLIANADVGIEEIIDYVEAQASCQLYGLLKRPDEKYVTEKAYENPKFVEDMVRDVATALIADKRIESFVVESENFESIHNHSAYAYIAYP from the coding sequence ATGAACGCCATTGCAGACGTGCAATCCAGCCGCGATTTACGCAACCTGCCGATTAATCAGGTCGGCATCAAAGACCTGCGCTTTCCAATCTCCCTCAAAAGCAAAGAAGGCGAACAATCCACCGTCGCCCGCCTGACCATGACGGTTTTCCTGCCTGCCGACCAAAAAGGCACGCATATGTCGCGCTTTGTCGCCCTGATGGAAAAACAAACCGATGCTTTGGATTTCGATACGCTGCACAAGCTGACAGCCGATATGGTTGCCCTGTTGGATTCGCATTCCGGCAAAATCAGCGTTTCCTTCCCGTTTTTCCGCAAGAAAAATGCGCCTGTTTCCGGCATCCAATCTCTTCTCGACTATGATGTTACCCTGACCGGCGAAATCAAAAACGGTACATACAGCCACAATCTGAAAGTAATGGTTCCGGTTACTTCATTGTGTCCGTGTTCCAAAGAAATTTCCCAATACGGCGCGCACAACCAACGTTCGCATGTGACCGTCAGCCTGATTGCAAATGCGGATGTAGGCATTGAAGAAATCATCGATTACGTCGAAGCACAAGCAAGCTGCCAGCTCTACGGTTTGCTCAAACGCCCTGACGAGAAGTATGTAACGGAAAAAGCATACGAAAATCCGAAGTTTGTCGAAGACATGGTTCGCGATGTGGCCACTGCGCTGATTGCCGACAAACGCATTGAATCGTTTGTTGTCGAAAGCGAAAACTTTGAATCGATACACAACCATTCCGCTTACGCTTATATCGCTTATCCTTAA
- a CDS encoding META domain-containing protein, producing the protein MKTLFGVLMSMVVLAACTSPSVSQPEQASKAQVQTQQTVQPTLAAKWRVVAFNKFTEKDLASTDAYLDLSEMPKAYGKMGCNGMMFQANTIGSDKIDFGHIAVSMMLCEDMKLEDAFLRRQGIWNYRFDGNDLILEQKGISIRLRHE; encoded by the coding sequence ATGAAAACATTATTCGGCGTGTTAATGAGTATGGTAGTTTTGGCAGCTTGTACATCTCCTTCAGTATCTCAGCCTGAACAAGCCTCTAAAGCTCAGGTGCAAACTCAACAAACGGTGCAACCGACTCTAGCCGCCAAATGGCGTGTTGTCGCTTTCAATAAATTCACCGAAAAAGATTTGGCCAGTACTGATGCCTATCTAGATTTGAGCGAGATGCCTAAGGCGTATGGCAAGATGGGGTGTAACGGTATGATGTTCCAAGCCAATACGATTGGTTCGGACAAAATTGATTTTGGCCATATTGCGGTAAGCATGATGCTGTGTGAAGACATGAAGCTGGAAGATGCGTTTTTACGTCGGCAAGGTATTTGGAACTATCGTTTTGATGGTAACGATTTGATTTTAGAACAAAAAGGCATCAGTATCCGTTTGCGCCATGAATAA
- a CDS encoding ferredoxin--NADP reductase, with amino-acid sequence MAASPEAKFTEEKILWIKHHTPKLMTFAISRPESYRFSAGQFSRLGFRDGEGFIWRAYSVVSAEYADTLEYFAVLIEGGPMSARFAAMKEGDTILLDKTATGFLLPERFPDGKDLVMLCTGSGIAPFLSIIEQPEIWKRFDRLVLAHSVSYADELIFNQRLADLKEHPLIEEYFHKFTFVPVTTREETEGALSGKRIPELLKNGDLEEKVGFKFTKADTRFMVCGNPAMVKDTFQALMDLGYAMHRNRIPGEIMMENGF; translated from the coding sequence ATGGCAGCTTCTCCAGAAGCCAAGTTTACCGAAGAAAAAATCTTGTGGATCAAACACCATACGCCTAAGCTGATGACTTTTGCCATTAGCCGTCCCGAGTCCTACCGTTTTTCGGCAGGGCAGTTTTCACGCCTTGGTTTCCGTGACGGCGAGGGCTTTATTTGGCGCGCGTATTCTGTCGTGTCTGCCGAATATGCCGATACGCTTGAGTATTTCGCGGTGTTAATCGAAGGCGGTCCGATGTCGGCGCGTTTTGCTGCGATGAAAGAGGGTGATACTATTTTGCTGGATAAAACGGCTACCGGTTTCCTCTTGCCCGAGCGTTTCCCTGACGGAAAAGATTTGGTCATGCTTTGCACGGGTTCCGGCATTGCGCCTTTCCTCTCCATTATTGAGCAGCCTGAAATCTGGAAGCGTTTCGACCGTTTGGTTTTGGCTCATTCCGTCTCTTATGCTGACGAGTTGATTTTCAACCAACGCCTTGCCGATTTGAAAGAGCATCCGCTGATTGAAGAATATTTCCATAAATTCACTTTTGTTCCGGTCACCACGCGTGAGGAAACGGAAGGCGCATTGAGCGGCAAACGGATTCCTGAATTGCTGAAGAATGGCGACTTGGAAGAAAAAGTCGGCTTCAAGTTCACCAAGGCCGATACACGCTTTATGGTCTGCGGTAATCCGGCAATGGTCAAAGACACTTTCCAAGCCCTGATGGATTTGGGCTACGCCATGCACCGCAACCGCATCCCCGGCGAAATCATGATGGAAAATGGTTTTTAA
- a CDS encoding trans-sulfuration enzyme family protein: MKFATKAIHSSYDCDEHNRALMPPIYQNSMFALHEIGENVPYRYSRLSNPTRQVLEDTVADLEHGAAGFAFSSGMAGIDAVWRTFLRPGDTIVAVADIYGGAYDLLVDVYQKWGVNVVFADLGNPDNLDGLLKAHNVKLVWLETPSNPLLRLVDIKALAAKAKAAGALVGIDNTFATPYLQQPLDMGCDFVFHSATKYLCGHSDVLMGVVVAKTKELAQPLHDMMVHTGAIAGPMDCWLVLRGIKTLALRMNAHCQNALEIARRLEAHPAIEKVFYPGLPSHEHYELAQSQMPKGIGGVVTVYLKNNTREAANSVIKNMKLVKMASSLGGVESLVNHCYSQSHSGVPHDVKMEMGIKVGLLRFSVGIEDVDDIWNDISRALDTTL; encoded by the coding sequence ATGAAATTCGCCACGAAAGCCATTCATTCCAGCTACGATTGCGACGAACACAACCGTGCGCTGATGCCGCCAATTTATCAAAACAGTATGTTTGCGTTGCACGAGATTGGCGAAAATGTGCCTTACCGCTATTCGCGCCTGAGCAACCCGACCCGTCAGGTATTGGAAGATACCGTTGCCGATTTGGAGCACGGTGCGGCAGGCTTTGCGTTTTCCAGCGGTATGGCGGGGATTGATGCCGTATGGCGTACTTTCCTGCGCCCTGGCGATACCATTGTTGCGGTCGCCGATATTTACGGCGGCGCTTATGATTTATTGGTCGATGTTTATCAAAAATGGGGTGTGAACGTTGTTTTTGCCGATTTGGGCAATCCGGATAATCTGGACGGGCTGCTCAAAGCGCACAATGTCAAACTGGTTTGGCTGGAAACGCCGTCCAATCCGCTTTTGCGCCTGGTAGACATTAAAGCCCTTGCCGCGAAAGCCAAAGCAGCCGGTGCACTGGTCGGTATCGACAACACCTTTGCTACGCCGTATCTGCAACAGCCGTTGGATATGGGTTGCGATTTTGTGTTCCATTCCGCTACCAAATATTTGTGCGGCCATTCCGACGTATTGATGGGCGTAGTTGTTGCCAAAACCAAAGAGCTGGCTCAGCCTTTGCACGACATGATGGTGCATACCGGCGCGATTGCAGGCCCGATGGACTGCTGGCTGGTGTTGCGCGGTATCAAAACGCTGGCTCTGCGCATGAACGCCCATTGCCAAAACGCACTCGAAATCGCGCGCCGTTTGGAAGCCCATCCTGCCATTGAAAAAGTGTTCTATCCCGGCCTGCCGTCTCACGAACATTACGAACTCGCCCAATCACAAATGCCCAAAGGCATCGGCGGCGTGGTTACGGTTTACCTCAAAAACAACACGCGTGAAGCAGCCAATAGCGTGATTAAAAACATGAAACTGGTCAAAATGGCTTCCAGCCTCGGCGGCGTGGAAAGTCTGGTTAACCATTGCTATTCCCAATCCCATAGCGGCGTGCCGCATGATGTGAAAATGGAAATGGGCATCAAAGTCGGCCTGCTGCGTTTCTCTGTCGGTATTGAAGATGTGGACGATATTTGGAACGATATTTCCAGAGCATTGGATACGACTTTGTAA